The following proteins come from a genomic window of Paucimonas lemoignei:
- a CDS encoding TPR domain-containing protein yields the protein MMLQPQVSRPFLYMNRSSALFLALAFLSGCQTMAPEQTQPAPAQKDTVPAPEAKPQVYGSFTQETLVSLLSAELAGQRNRFDIALDNYVTQAINTQDPGVSERAFRIAEYLGADQAALDTSLIWARNDRTNLEAQRAAAIQLARAGRYDDSMIYMEKVLQGQGDTHFDFLALSASETNPETRNALLTSFDRLLVKYPNNGQLIFGKALLLQQNGDAENSLKLLEDNPPKEGEVAPILLRARLLQGMSRGKEALPILEKSIKKYPDDKRLRLTYARMLVEQNRMEDAKVQFSSLVQQFPDDDELRFSLALVCIEAKAWDEATGYLQELIAREAHVDSAHLNLGRIYEERNDPQNALNEYAQVGPGPDFPAAQLRQADILMSNGGAAEASKRLAEAREAQPDYAIQLYLIEAETLANNNQADRGWQVLNQALKQYPDDLNLLYTRSMLAEKRNDLAQMEKDLRAILKREPDNAMALNALGYTLSDRTTRYAEAKELIERAHTLNPEDPAVLDSLGWVNYRLGNLDEAERLLRLALERFPDHEVAAHLGEVLWAKGQQREARKIWGKALEDQPDSPILRSTVRRLTGSETL from the coding sequence ATGATGCTCCAACCGCAGGTAAGTCGTCCCTTCTTATATATGAATAGATCCTCCGCGTTGTTCCTCGCCCTTGCCTTTCTCAGCGGCTGCCAGACCATGGCACCCGAGCAGACGCAGCCCGCACCTGCGCAGAAAGACACCGTTCCCGCACCTGAAGCCAAGCCTCAGGTGTATGGCTCGTTCACCCAGGAAACACTGGTCAGCCTGCTGAGCGCGGAACTGGCCGGTCAGCGCAATCGTTTCGATATCGCCCTGGACAACTACGTCACCCAGGCGATCAACACCCAGGATCCGGGTGTTTCCGAGCGCGCCTTTCGTATCGCCGAATACCTGGGGGCCGATCAGGCCGCACTGGACACTTCGTTGATCTGGGCCAGAAACGATCGAACCAACCTCGAAGCGCAACGTGCGGCCGCCATTCAACTGGCCCGCGCCGGGCGCTACGACGACTCCATGATTTATATGGAGAAGGTTCTACAGGGTCAGGGCGACACGCATTTTGATTTCCTCGCGCTGTCGGCTTCCGAGACCAATCCGGAAACCCGCAACGCCTTGCTGACCAGTTTCGACCGCCTGCTGGTGAAGTACCCCAATAACGGCCAGCTGATTTTTGGCAAGGCTCTGCTACTGCAGCAGAACGGCGATGCGGAAAATTCGCTGAAACTGCTGGAAGACAATCCTCCCAAGGAAGGTGAAGTGGCGCCGATCCTGCTGCGCGCTCGCCTGCTGCAAGGCATGAGTCGTGGCAAGGAAGCGCTGCCGATCCTGGAAAAAAGCATCAAGAAGTACCCGGACGACAAACGCCTGCGCCTGACCTACGCCCGCATGCTGGTGGAACAGAACCGCATGGAAGACGCCAAGGTGCAGTTCTCAAGCCTTGTGCAGCAGTTTCCCGATGACGACGAACTGCGTTTCTCACTGGCGCTGGTCTGCATAGAAGCCAAGGCCTGGGACGAAGCAACCGGCTATTTGCAGGAGCTGATTGCCCGGGAAGCTCACGTCGATTCGGCGCACCTGAATCTGGGCCGCATTTACGAAGAGCGTAACGATCCACAAAATGCGCTCAACGAATACGCTCAGGTTGGCCCTGGCCCTGACTTCCCAGCGGCTCAATTGCGTCAGGCAGACATCCTGATGAGCAATGGCGGCGCGGCGGAAGCGTCCAAGCGCCTGGCCGAAGCCCGTGAGGCGCAGCCTGATTACGCCATTCAGCTGTACCTGATCGAAGCCGAAACCCTGGCCAACAACAATCAGGCCGATCGCGGCTGGCAGGTGTTGAATCAGGCACTCAAGCAATACCCCGACGACCTGAATCTGCTTTACACCCGCTCGATGCTGGCCGAGAAACGCAACGATCTGGCCCAGATGGAAAAAGACCTGCGCGCCATCCTCAAGCGTGAACCGGACAACGCCATGGCCCTCAATGCTCTGGGTTACACCTTGTCCGACCGCACCACGCGTTACGCAGAGGCCAAGGAACTGATCGAACGGGCGCATACCCTGAACCCGGAAGACCCCGCCGTGCTCGACAGCCTGGGCTGGGTCAATTACCGCCTGGGCAACCTCGACGAAGCCGAACGCTTGCTGCGCCTGGCGCTGGAGCGCTTCCCCGATCACGAAGTTGCCGCTCACCTGGGCGAAGTGCTCTGGGCAAAAGGCCAACAGCGTGAAGCCCGTAAAATCTGGGGCAAAGCCCTTGAAGACCAACCTGACAGCCCAATCTTGCGCAGCACCGTGCGGCGCTTGACCGGATCCGAGACTCTTTGA
- the nirD gene encoding nitrite reductase [NAD(P)H], small subunit produces MSGLSAVMTSAETTWRMVCGRNDLVPNSGVVAWLDGAQIALFYLPDAQGGERVYAVDNRDPRSGANVIGRGLIGNLANKLVVAAPLYKQHFCLEDGLCIETPDERLRVWPARLHGDWVEVGAMD; encoded by the coding sequence ATGAGTGGCTTGAGTGCGGTGATGACAAGTGCAGAAACCACCTGGCGCATGGTCTGCGGGCGTAATGACCTGGTGCCCAATTCCGGCGTCGTGGCCTGGCTCGACGGCGCACAGATCGCACTGTTCTACCTGCCGGACGCGCAGGGCGGTGAGCGTGTGTATGCCGTCGACAACCGCGACCCACGCTCAGGCGCCAACGTCATCGGCCGCGGCCTGATTGGCAACCTGGCGAACAAACTGGTGGTGGCTGCACCGTTGTACAAACAGCATTTCTGCCTGGAAGACGGCCTCTGTATCGAGACCCCGGACGAGCGCCTGCGGGTCTGGCCTGCGCGACTGCACGGTGATTGGGTGGAGGTGGGGGCGATGGACTGA
- the ipk gene encoding 4-diphosphocytidyl-2-C-methyl-D-erythritol kinase yields MSAPRLTLPAPAKLNLMLHILGRRPDGYHELQTLFQFVDYGDELGFAVREDGEIRLQTDVPGVPHDSNLIVKAARALQKQSGCTLGMDIWLEKRLPMGGGIGGGSSDAATTLLGLNHLWQLNWDEDRLAALGLTLGADVPVFVRGHAAFAEGVGEKLTPVDPEEPWYLVLVPQVSVSTAEIFSDPLLTRNSPPIKVRPVPKGNSRNDCLPVVARRYPEVRNALNLLGKFTEAKLTGTGSCVFGAFPNKAEADKVSALLTETLTGFVAKGSNVSMLHRKLQSLL; encoded by the coding sequence ATGAGTGCACCTCGCCTGACGCTGCCCGCGCCCGCCAAACTGAACCTGATGCTGCACATTCTTGGCCGTCGTCCTGACGGCTATCACGAACTGCAAACCCTCTTTCAGTTTGTCGACTACGGCGATGAACTCGGTTTCGCGGTCCGTGAAGACGGCGAAATCCGCTTGCAGACTGATGTCCCCGGCGTGCCTCACGACAGCAACCTGATTGTCAAAGCGGCCCGAGCACTGCAAAAACAATCGGGCTGCACCCTCGGCATGGACATCTGGCTGGAAAAACGCCTGCCCATGGGCGGCGGGATTGGTGGCGGCAGCTCCGATGCAGCCACCACTCTGCTGGGCCTTAATCATTTGTGGCAACTGAACTGGGATGAAGATCGCCTGGCGGCGCTGGGCCTGACGCTGGGTGCCGACGTTCCGGTTTTCGTCCGTGGACACGCCGCATTTGCTGAGGGTGTGGGCGAAAAACTGACCCCTGTAGACCCCGAAGAACCGTGGTATCTGGTGCTCGTGCCGCAAGTATCTGTAAGTACAGCAGAAATTTTTTCAGATCCGCTGTTGACACGTAACTCTCCTCCCATTAAAGTGCGCCCCGTTCCCAAGGGAAACAGTCGAAATGACTGCTTACCGGTTGTAGCAAGGCGTTATCCAGAGGTACGTAACGCATTGAATTTGTTAGGTAAATTTACCGAAGCAAAATTAACCGGAACTGGAAGTTGTGTGTTTGGGGCCTTCCCAAACAAAGCTGAAGCTGATAAAGTCTCGGCCCTTCTGACAGAGACCCTTACAGGGTTTGTAGCAAAGGGAAGCAACGTTTCGATGTTGCATCGCAAGCTGCAAAGTCTGCTCTAA
- the engD gene encoding GTP-dependent nucleic acid-binding protein EngD yields MGFNCGIVGLPNVGKSTLFNALTKSGIAAENFPFCTIEPNSGIVAMPDPRLAALAAIVNPKRILPTTMEFVDIAGLVAGASKGEGLGNKFLANIRETDAIAHVVRCFEDENVIHVSNSVDPKRDIEIIDLELIFADLDSCEKQLQKVTRNAKGGDKDAVVQKGLLEQLIAHFTEGKPARSLMKNMNADEKAVIRGFHLLTTKPVMYIANVAEDGFENNPLLDVVRAIAEEEGAMLVPVCNKIEAEIAELDDGEEKDMFLEALGFEEPGLNRVIRAGYEMLHLQTYFTAGVEEVRAWTVRVGATAPQAAGVIHTDFEKGFIRAECVAYNDFIQYKGEAGAKEAGKWRLEGKDYIVKDGDVLHFRFNV; encoded by the coding sequence ATGGGCTTCAATTGCGGCATCGTCGGCCTGCCCAACGTCGGCAAATCCACCCTGTTCAACGCGCTGACCAAATCCGGTATCGCGGCTGAGAACTTCCCCTTCTGCACCATCGAACCCAACAGCGGCATCGTGGCCATGCCTGATCCGCGTCTGGCGGCATTGGCGGCTATCGTCAACCCCAAGCGCATCCTGCCGACCACCATGGAATTCGTCGACATCGCGGGCCTGGTTGCCGGTGCGTCGAAAGGTGAAGGCCTGGGCAACAAGTTCCTGGCCAACATTCGCGAAACCGATGCCATCGCCCACGTGGTCCGCTGCTTCGAAGACGAGAACGTGATCCACGTCTCCAACAGCGTCGACCCGAAACGCGACATCGAAATCATCGACCTTGAGCTGATCTTTGCCGACCTCGACAGCTGTGAAAAACAGCTGCAGAAAGTCACTCGCAACGCCAAGGGCGGCGACAAGGATGCCGTGGTCCAGAAAGGCCTGCTGGAGCAGTTGATTGCTCACTTCACCGAAGGCAAGCCAGCGCGCAGCCTGATGAAGAACATGAACGCTGACGAAAAAGCAGTGATTCGTGGCTTCCACCTGCTGACCACCAAGCCGGTCATGTACATCGCCAACGTTGCTGAAGACGGCTTCGAGAACAACCCGCTGCTGGACGTGGTTCGCGCCATCGCCGAAGAAGAAGGCGCAATGCTGGTGCCGGTCTGCAACAAGATCGAAGCTGAAATTGCCGAACTCGATGACGGCGAAGAAAAAGACATGTTCCTTGAAGCCCTGGGCTTCGAAGAGCCAGGCCTGAACCGCGTCATCCGTGCAGGCTATGAAATGCTGCACCTGCAGACGTATTTCACTGCTGGCGTCGAAGAAGTTCGCGCCTGGACCGTCCGCGTCGGTGCTACCGCACCACAAGCCGCTGGCGTGATCCACACCGACTTCGAAAAAGGCTTCATCCGCGCCGAGTGCGTCGCCTACAACGACTTCATCCAGTACAAGGGTGAAGCCGGTGCCAAGGAAGCCGGTAAATGGCGCCTGGAAGGCAAGGACTACATCGTCAAAGACGGCGACGTGCTGCACTTCCGCTTCAACGTGTAA
- the rplY gene encoding ribosomal 5S rRNA E-loop binding protein Ctc/L25/TL5, which translates to MNDFTLNAELRSDLGKGASRRLRRLASLVPAVVYGGSKAPESISLLAKEVAKLLENEASYSHIIELTVDGKKQNVIIKALQRHPAKGHVMHADFVRVVAGQKLTAIVPVHFIGEEAPVKKGGEVSHVTSELEVTCLPKDLPEFIEVDVSALEIGSIVHLSDLKAPKGVEFVALAHGNDLAVANVHAPRVAPTEDEAEGTAE; encoded by the coding sequence ATGAACGATTTTACTTTGAATGCTGAACTGCGTTCCGACCTGGGGAAAGGTGCGAGCCGCCGCCTGCGTCGTCTCGCAAGCCTGGTACCTGCTGTTGTTTACGGTGGCTCCAAAGCCCCTGAGTCCATCAGCCTGCTGGCCAAAGAAGTTGCCAAGCTGCTGGAAAACGAAGCTTCGTACAGCCACATCATCGAACTGACTGTTGATGGCAAAAAGCAAAACGTGATCATCAAAGCTCTGCAACGTCACCCGGCCAAAGGCCACGTGATGCACGCTGACTTCGTACGCGTTGTAGCTGGCCAGAAACTGACCGCTATCGTGCCTGTGCACTTCATCGGCGAAGAAGCTCCAGTCAAGAAAGGCGGCGAAGTTTCGCACGTGACTTCCGAGCTGGAAGTGACCTGCCTGCCGAAAGATCTGCCTGAGTTCATCGAAGTCGACGTATCGGCTCTGGAAATCGGTTCGATCGTTCACCTGTCCGACCTGAAAGCGCCTAAAGGCGTTGAGTTCGTGGCACTGGCGCACGGTAACGACCTGGCTGTTGCCAACGTTCACGCTCCACGCGTTGCACCGACCGAAGACGAAGCAGAAGGTACTGCCGAGTAA
- the lolB gene encoding outer membrane lipoprotein LolB encodes MFLRHVVVFSLIALLAGCAGLTSREALEGKGDPAQWQQHKQQLTSLDGWQINGKVGIRAPKDSGSGTLFWLQRQDYYDIRLSGPLGRGAARLTGRPGAVSLEVANQGRYEAATPETLLQDQLGWKLPVSHLVWWVRGLPAPDSKSRLTLDGDSRLANLEQDGWQVEYLSYVEQNGYWLPERVKLHGQDLDVTLVIKDWQPRKLGQ; translated from the coding sequence ATGTTTTTGCGCCACGTAGTTGTATTCAGCCTTATCGCCCTGCTTGCCGGTTGTGCCGGATTGACCTCCCGCGAAGCCCTCGAAGGCAAGGGTGACCCCGCCCAATGGCAGCAACACAAACAGCAACTGACCAGCCTTGATGGCTGGCAGATCAACGGCAAGGTCGGGATCCGCGCACCCAAGGATTCCGGCAGTGGTACGTTGTTCTGGCTGCAACGTCAGGATTACTACGACATCCGCTTGTCCGGCCCGCTGGGTCGTGGCGCGGCCCGCCTGACCGGTCGCCCCGGCGCCGTCAGCCTGGAAGTCGCCAATCAGGGCCGCTATGAAGCCGCCACCCCGGAGACCCTGTTGCAGGATCAGTTGGGCTGGAAACTGCCGGTTTCGCACCTTGTCTGGTGGGTTCGCGGCCTGCCCGCGCCCGACAGCAAGAGCCGTCTGACGCTGGATGGCGACAGCCGTCTGGCCAATCTGGAACAAGACGGCTGGCAGGTTGAATACCTCAGCTACGTCGAACAGAACGGCTACTGGCTGCCTGAGCGGGTCAAACTGCACGGTCAGGACCTGGACGTCACGCTGGTCATCAAGGACTGGCAACCTCGCAAACTGGGTCAGTGA
- the pth gene encoding peptidyl-tRNA hydrolase: MTAIQLIVGLGNPGAEYEQTRHNAGALFVERIADAQRVNLVAERKFFGLTGRFTHQGQDVRLLIPTTYMNRSGQSVAALAGFYRIPVDAILVAHDELDLPPGVAKFKQGGGHGGHNGLRDIIAQLGNQNTFHRLRLGIGHPGDANKVSGFVLGRAPRAEQEKLDASIDFALGVLPDIFAGEWNRAMKNLHSQKA, translated from the coding sequence GTGACTGCCATACAACTGATCGTTGGCCTGGGAAATCCAGGCGCTGAATACGAACAGACCCGGCATAACGCAGGGGCTCTTTTTGTTGAGCGTATCGCTGACGCGCAACGAGTCAATCTCGTCGCCGAGCGCAAATTCTTTGGCCTGACCGGGCGCTTCACTCACCAGGGTCAGGATGTTCGTCTATTGATCCCCACCACCTACATGAACCGCAGCGGTCAATCCGTCGCGGCGCTTGCCGGTTTCTACCGCATTCCGGTGGACGCCATTCTGGTGGCTCATGACGAACTCGACCTGCCACCGGGCGTTGCCAAGTTCAAACAGGGCGGCGGCCATGGCGGTCATAACGGGTTGCGTGACATCATCGCGCAGCTCGGCAATCAGAACACTTTTCACCGCTTGCGGCTTGGCATTGGCCACCCAGGCGATGCCAACAAGGTCTCCGGTTTTGTTCTGGGTCGAGCGCCACGCGCCGAACAGGAAAAACTGGACGCCAGCATCGACTTTGCCCTCGGCGTGCTGCCGGATATCTTCGCCGGTGAATGGAACCGGGCGATGAAAAACCTGCACAGCCAGAAGGCCTGA
- a CDS encoding XRE family transcriptional regulator produces MDASLKEGHSPSMSRHSFHHAKPTACASAGEHLRRLRRQAALSQLELSLLTGVSQRHLSCVETGRAKASPGTLHALLSALDVPLEQCNDVFLAAGYAPRYLASAPDAPMMEMVNGAIHHILHANNPAPAIVIASNWDITSANVSAGLLFAMVGVPVQSHTGLNLLDTLLRHGGLGDHLINADEIRALAWQRAAREASGNPDLARRLQDLPSPPELPLNTPPSPVVLTRVRFGEGELRFLSTFTTFGMPLDITVESLRIEHLIPADPQTWEIMSKAYEQYLGAGVERAGRVMPG; encoded by the coding sequence ATGGACGCGTCACTCAAGGAAGGTCACAGTCCGAGCATGAGCCGTCACTCTTTTCACCACGCCAAACCCACTGCCTGCGCCTCAGCAGGTGAACATCTGCGCCGCCTGCGTCGCCAGGCTGCGTTGAGTCAGTTGGAGCTGTCCTTGCTGACCGGTGTGTCGCAACGGCACCTCAGTTGCGTCGAGACCGGTCGCGCCAAGGCCAGCCCCGGCACTTTGCACGCGTTGCTGTCCGCCCTCGACGTGCCGCTGGAACAGTGCAATGACGTGTTCCTTGCGGCGGGTTATGCGCCCCGATACCTAGCGTCTGCCCCCGATGCGCCGATGATGGAAATGGTCAATGGCGCCATCCATCACATTCTGCACGCCAACAACCCGGCTCCGGCGATCGTGATTGCCAGCAATTGGGACATCACCTCGGCCAACGTCAGTGCGGGGTTGTTGTTTGCGATGGTCGGCGTACCGGTCCAGAGTCACACCGGCCTCAATCTGCTCGACACCCTGCTGCGCCACGGTGGCCTGGGTGACCATCTGATCAATGCCGATGAAATACGTGCATTGGCCTGGCAACGCGCGGCGAGGGAAGCCAGTGGCAACCCTGATCTGGCGCGGCGCCTGCAAGACCTGCCCAGCCCACCCGAGTTGCCACTGAACACACCGCCCAGCCCGGTGGTGTTGACCCGGGTGCGTTTCGGGGAAGGGGAGCTGAGGTTTCTCTCGACGTTCACCACGTTCGGCATGCCGCTGGACATCACCGTGGAGTCGCTGCGCATAGAGCACCTGATCCCGGCTGATCCGCAAACGTGGGAGATCATGAGCAAGGCTTATGAGCAGTATCTCGGCGCGGGGGTTGAGCGGGCAGGTCGGGTTATGCCTGGATGA
- the hemA gene encoding glutamyl-tRNA reductase, with translation MAFLALGINHKTASVDVRERVAFTPEQLVEALQQLCRLTNSREAAILSTCNRSELYIEQDQLGSETILAWLADYHHLSLEELRASAYVHADDAAVRHMMRVASGLDSLVLGEPQILGQMKSAYAVAREAGTIGPLLGRLFQATFSAAKQVRTDTAIGENPVSVAFAAVSLAKQIFSDLQRSQALLIGAGETITLVARHLHDLGVKRIVVANRTLERASILAAEFGAHAVLLSDIPAELVNSDIVISSTASQLPILGKGAVESALKLRKHKPIFMVDIAVPRDIEPEVGELDDVYLYTVDDLHEVVAENLKSRQGAAQAAEALVSIGADDFMFRLRELAAVDVLRAYRQQSERLRDEELLKAQRLLANGGNAEDVLVQLARGLTNKLLHAPSVQLKKLSAEGRLDALAMAQELFALGEGSTDKPPQ, from the coding sequence ATGGCCTTCCTTGCACTTGGTATCAACCATAAGACTGCCTCGGTAGACGTCCGCGAGCGCGTGGCATTTACGCCAGAGCAGCTGGTTGAGGCTCTTCAGCAGCTTTGCCGCCTGACCAATAGCCGCGAAGCGGCGATTCTTTCAACGTGCAATCGCAGTGAGTTGTACATCGAACAGGACCAGCTCGGCTCGGAAACTATCCTCGCCTGGCTCGCCGATTACCATCATTTGAGCCTCGAAGAGCTCCGCGCGAGCGCTTATGTGCACGCCGACGATGCGGCCGTTCGTCACATGATGCGGGTCGCCTCCGGGCTCGACTCGCTGGTCTTGGGTGAGCCGCAGATTCTCGGTCAGATGAAATCAGCCTATGCCGTGGCCCGAGAGGCTGGCACCATCGGTCCGCTGCTCGGCCGGCTGTTCCAGGCCACGTTCAGCGCTGCCAAGCAGGTACGCACCGATACGGCGATTGGCGAAAACCCGGTGTCGGTCGCTTTTGCGGCTGTGAGCCTGGCGAAACAAATTTTCAGCGACTTGCAGCGCAGTCAGGCGTTGCTGATCGGCGCAGGCGAAACCATCACCCTGGTAGCCCGACACTTGCACGACCTGGGGGTCAAGCGCATCGTGGTGGCCAACCGGACCCTGGAACGCGCGAGCATTCTGGCGGCCGAGTTTGGGGCCCACGCGGTGTTGCTCTCGGACATCCCGGCCGAGCTGGTCAACAGCGACATCGTGATCAGTTCCACTGCCAGCCAATTGCCGATTCTGGGTAAAGGCGCGGTGGAAAGCGCCTTGAAGCTGCGCAAGCACAAGCCGATTTTCATGGTCGACATCGCCGTGCCCCGGGACATCGAGCCTGAGGTTGGTGAACTCGACGACGTTTACCTGTACACCGTCGATGACTTGCATGAAGTGGTCGCCGAGAACCTCAAGAGCCGTCAGGGGGCTGCGCAGGCGGCCGAAGCGTTGGTGTCGATCGGCGCCGATGACTTCATGTTTCGCCTGCGCGAACTGGCGGCAGTGGATGTGCTGCGTGCCTATCGCCAGCAAAGCGAGCGGTTGCGTGACGAAGAATTGCTCAAGGCCCAGCGCCTGCTTGCCAACGGTGGCAACGCCGAAGACGTGCTGGTCCAGTTGGCTCGCGGGCTGACCAACAAATTGCTGCATGCACCCAGTGTGCAACTGAAAAAACTCTCTGCCGAAGGCCGCCTCGATGCGCTGGCCATGGCCCAGGAACTATTTGCCCTCGGTGAGGGCTCGACGGATAAACCCCCGCAATGA
- the cpg2_2 gene encoding glutamate carboxypeptidase, whose translation MFVRSTALAAAVAATLLCSSTFAAEVPPQQLLKNAEAEQKAYLATVEQLVNIDTGTGQAPGLKTVSEMLVKRLEALGATVQTTPASPSTGDNIVGTIKGNGSKSFLLMIHYDTVFGPGTAAKRPFKVEGEKAYGPGVADAKGGVAMVLHSLQLLQDQKFKDYGTITVLFNPDEEMGSAGSKKIIAELARKHDYVFSYEPPDTDAVTVATNGINGVFVDVKGKSSHAGSAPEAGRNAALELSHQLIQLKDLGDKAKGTTVNWTMINAGTKRNIIPDSAVAEGDMRYSDLSESERVLADGQRIVQGKLIDGTQVTFRMDKGRPPLVKNPATEDLAKTAQTLYSKIGRNIQPIAMRFGTDAGYAYVPDSQKPAVLETMGVVGAGLHSDDEYMDLSSIAPRLYLTTAMIMQLSGK comes from the coding sequence ATGTTCGTTCGCAGTACCGCTCTGGCGGCCGCCGTCGCCGCCACCCTGCTCTGCTCATCAACATTCGCAGCCGAAGTACCTCCCCAGCAACTCCTCAAAAACGCCGAGGCCGAACAGAAGGCTTATCTGGCGACCGTTGAACAACTGGTCAACATCGACACCGGTACCGGCCAGGCGCCAGGGCTGAAAACCGTCAGTGAAATGCTGGTGAAACGCCTAGAAGCGTTGGGGGCGACGGTGCAGACCACGCCCGCTTCGCCCTCCACCGGCGATAACATCGTCGGCACGATCAAGGGCAATGGCAGCAAATCTTTCTTGCTGATGATTCACTACGACACGGTGTTTGGGCCGGGTACTGCGGCCAAGCGGCCGTTCAAGGTCGAGGGCGAGAAAGCCTACGGGCCGGGCGTGGCAGACGCCAAAGGCGGCGTGGCCATGGTGCTCCATTCGCTCCAGCTGTTGCAGGATCAAAAGTTCAAGGACTACGGCACCATCACCGTGCTGTTCAACCCGGACGAGGAAATGGGCTCGGCGGGTTCGAAAAAGATCATCGCCGAACTGGCTCGCAAGCATGACTACGTATTCTCTTATGAGCCGCCTGACACGGACGCAGTGACCGTCGCCACCAACGGCATCAACGGCGTGTTCGTGGACGTCAAAGGCAAGTCATCCCACGCAGGCTCGGCCCCTGAAGCGGGACGCAACGCAGCCTTGGAGCTGTCCCATCAGTTGATCCAGCTCAAGGATCTGGGTGACAAGGCCAAGGGCACCACAGTGAACTGGACGATGATCAACGCCGGCACCAAGCGCAATATCATCCCGGACAGCGCCGTTGCCGAAGGCGACATGCGCTATTCGGACCTGAGCGAGTCCGAGCGTGTGCTGGCCGATGGTCAACGCATCGTGCAGGGCAAGCTGATCGATGGGACTCAGGTGACGTTCCGCATGGACAAAGGCCGCCCGCCACTGGTGAAGAACCCGGCCACCGAAGACCTGGCTAAAACGGCGCAGACGCTGTACAGCAAGATCGGTCGCAACATCCAGCCGATCGCCATGCGTTTCGGCACTGACGCCGGTTATGCCTACGTGCCCGACAGCCAGAAACCTGCGGTGCTGGAAACCATGGGCGTGGTCGGCGCCGGGCTGCATTCCGATGACGAATACATGGACCTGTCGAGCATCGCACCGAGGCTTTACCTGACCACGGCGATGATCATGCAGTTGTCTGGAAAGTAG